Proteins from a genomic interval of Lycium ferocissimum isolate CSIRO_LF1 chromosome 2, AGI_CSIRO_Lferr_CH_V1, whole genome shotgun sequence:
- the LOC132048367 gene encoding uncharacterized protein LOC132048367 → MHFVSHQHLANVVWKDDEYEIVEEIIIDAPNIKSFEYSGGLTSFPGIKASHGLEFVRLHLRPKVLNARSWYIWLRTILESFAHSGHLTLICRSEQQSVRSRIWNFKIDSSTATSQNILDGFIWILPGLKTLSLTLGSISKIIEFHRG, encoded by the exons ATGCATTTTGTTTCTCACCAGCATCTGGCAAACGTTGTGTGGAaggatgatgaatatgaaataGTAGAGGAGATAATTATAGATGCTCCCAACATAAAATCTTTTGAGTACTCCGGTGGTCTCACGTCTTTTCCTGGAATAAAAGCTTCTCATGGGTTGGAATTTGTTAGACTTCATCTCAGGCCCAAAGTGCTTAATGCTCGCAGCTGGTACATTTGGTTGCGGACTATCTTGGAGTCTTTTGCTCATTCCGGGCATTTAACTTTGATCTGCCGGAGTGAACAG CAATCAGTAAGATCGAGAATTTGGAACTTCAAAATTGATTCATCTACTGCCACTTCTCAAAATATTTTAGATGGCTTTATTTGGATTCTTCCAGGTTTGAAGACTTTGTCACTGACATTGGGTTCCATTTCAAAAATCATCGAG TTTCACAGAGGATGA
- the LOC132047091 gene encoding uncharacterized protein At5g19025, whose product MVYLHNSIPPTDPKLTRTKSKNSTLPFVKLRQIKKNMPSSDCEQSHSAIIDVVILIAVVGASGFLLYPYINLLVQTLFEFLEEVSYVVKDEIFRAPLVFICLGLSILFAVIALLAMTVCTTGKGCGKPGCRRLRKAAEFDIQLETEDCVKKTNFSAKNGVKKGMFKLPRDHHQELEAELKRMAPPNGRAVLVFRGRCGCSIGTMEVPGPRKTGKFKK is encoded by the coding sequence ATGGTCTATTTACATAACTCAATTCCTCCAACAGACCCAAAATTAACCAGAACCAAATCCAAGAATTCAACTTTACCCTTTGTGAAATTGAGGCAAATAAAAAAGAACATGCCATCAAGTGATTGTGAACAATCTCACTCAGCTATCATTGATGTAGTCATTTTGATTGCAGTGGTTGGTGCTTCTGGGTTTTTGTTATATCCTTACATAAATCTTTTGGTGCAAACACTATTTGAATTTCTTGAAGAAGTATCTTATGTGGTTAAAGATGAAATTTTTCGGGCTCCATTGGTGTTTATATGTCTAGGACTTAGCATTTTGTTTGCTGTAATAGCTCTTTTGGCAATGACAGTATGTACAACAGGCAAAGGATGTGGGAAACCAGGTTGTCGTAGGCTTAGAAAAGCTGCTGAATTTGATATACAGTTAGAGACAGAAGATTGTGTTAAGAAGACAAATTTCAGTGCAAAAAATGGAGTTAAAAAGGGGATGTTTAAGTTGCCTAGAGATCATCATCAAGAATTGGAAGCTGAGCTTAAAAGAATGGCTCCACCTAATGGAAGAGCTGTTCTTGTGTTTAGAGGCAGGTGTGGTTGTTCTATAGGTACAATGGAAGTTCCTGGTCCAAGGAAAActggaaagttcaagaaataa
- the LOC132047093 gene encoding defective in cullin neddylation protein AAR3 isoform X1, with translation MDMFHIYRQYCDIMSGAYVIGSQENELQKARFSREALNQLMKLVESSLHKREIIFEEVYKLMMRLNLEADFSEFSRFYDFVFFVCRENGQKNITISKAVAAWKIVLAGRFRLLDHWCNFVEENQRYNISEDTWQQVLAFSRSVHENLEGYDREGAWPVLIDDFVEHMYRIGGVNTISNSFCSCGDSGAQPYEESFPGLKNFPGLKRKSCGNLLREEESSHGYPSMDAIVNSKRRHINFGNQSVHWNGNQSHGYLEVVKPNSPLNHSASPCAVEGCLSKGFAGLLSGPSCLQFDKQRRVSYT, from the exons ATGGATATGTTCCATATTTATCGCCAATATTGTG ATATCATGTCAGGTGCGTATGTTATTGGGAGCCAAGAAAATGAATTGCAGAAAGCGAGATTCTCAAGAGAGGCATTGAACCAGCTTATGAAATTAGTGGAGTCAAGTTTGCATAAAAG GGAAATTATCTTTGAAGAAGTGTACAAGCTTATGATGCGGTTGAATTTGGAG GCAGACTTCTCTGAGTTCTCGCGTTTCTATGATTTTGTCTTCTTCGTTTGCAGAGAAAATGGACAAAAGAACATCA cTATAAGCAAAGCTGTTGCTGCTTGGAAAATAGTTTTAGCTGGAAGGTTTCGGCTACTTGACCACTGGTGCAACTTTGTTGAG GAAAATCAGCGATACAATATATCTGAGGATACTTGGCAGCAAGTTTTGGCCTTCAGCCGTTCTGTGCATGAAAATCTTGAAGGGTATGATCgggaag GAGCTTGGCCTGTTTTGATTGATGACTTTGTTGAGCACATGTACAG GATTGGAGGAGTCAATACTATTTCTAACTCATTTTGTAGCTGCGGTGATTCGGGGGCCCAGCCATACGAGGAATCTTTCCCTG GATTGAAAAACTTTCCTGGTTTGAAGAGGAAATCTTGTGGCAATTTACTGAGAGAAGAAGAATCATCTCATGGATATCCAAGCATGGATGCGATTGTCAATTCCAAGAGGAGGCACATTAATTTTGGCAACCAAAGTGTTCACTGGAATGGAAACCAATCACATGGTTACTTGGAAGTGGTTAAACCAAATAGCCCGTTAAATCATTCTGCATCTCCATGCGCTGTTGAAGGATGTCTGTCCAAGGGTTTTGCGGGACTCTTGTCAGGTCCTTCATGTTTGCAGTTTGATAAACAGAGGAGAGTTTCCTATACATAG
- the LOC132047093 gene encoding defective in cullin neddylation protein AAR3 isoform X2 — MDMFHIYRQYCDIMSGAYVIGSQENELQKARFSREALNQLMKLVESSLHKRHVFDFSEFSRFYDFVFFVCRENGQKNITISKAVAAWKIVLAGRFRLLDHWCNFVEENQRYNISEDTWQQVLAFSRSVHENLEGYDREGAWPVLIDDFVEHMYRIGGVNTISNSFCSCGDSGAQPYEESFPGLKNFPGLKRKSCGNLLREEESSHGYPSMDAIVNSKRRHINFGNQSVHWNGNQSHGYLEVVKPNSPLNHSASPCAVEGCLSKGFAGLLSGPSCLQFDKQRRVSYT; from the exons ATGGATATGTTCCATATTTATCGCCAATATTGTG ATATCATGTCAGGTGCGTATGTTATTGGGAGCCAAGAAAATGAATTGCAGAAAGCGAGATTCTCAAGAGAGGCATTGAACCAGCTTATGAAATTAGTGGAGTCAAGTTTGCATAAAAGGCATGTATTTG ACTTCTCTGAGTTCTCGCGTTTCTATGATTTTGTCTTCTTCGTTTGCAGAGAAAATGGACAAAAGAACATCA cTATAAGCAAAGCTGTTGCTGCTTGGAAAATAGTTTTAGCTGGAAGGTTTCGGCTACTTGACCACTGGTGCAACTTTGTTGAG GAAAATCAGCGATACAATATATCTGAGGATACTTGGCAGCAAGTTTTGGCCTTCAGCCGTTCTGTGCATGAAAATCTTGAAGGGTATGATCgggaag GAGCTTGGCCTGTTTTGATTGATGACTTTGTTGAGCACATGTACAG GATTGGAGGAGTCAATACTATTTCTAACTCATTTTGTAGCTGCGGTGATTCGGGGGCCCAGCCATACGAGGAATCTTTCCCTG GATTGAAAAACTTTCCTGGTTTGAAGAGGAAATCTTGTGGCAATTTACTGAGAGAAGAAGAATCATCTCATGGATATCCAAGCATGGATGCGATTGTCAATTCCAAGAGGAGGCACATTAATTTTGGCAACCAAAGTGTTCACTGGAATGGAAACCAATCACATGGTTACTTGGAAGTGGTTAAACCAAATAGCCCGTTAAATCATTCTGCATCTCCATGCGCTGTTGAAGGATGTCTGTCCAAGGGTTTTGCGGGACTCTTGTCAGGTCCTTCATGTTTGCAGTTTGATAAACAGAGGAGAGTTTCCTATACATAG
- the LOC132047092 gene encoding granule-bound starch synthase 2, chloroplastic/amyloplastic, whose product MENSILLHSGNQFQPKLPFFAIRPKKLSLVKRVKATGKSPGEGASGDESDETLQATIEKSKKMLAMQQDLLQQIAERRKVVSSIKSSLADAKGTYDDGNGSLSNIDVGKEYNGTLSTPITDVQKTTPPAITQDFVENKKEVKRDLSQEEQLKTGTRKAAQSDERAPLSRSSITGSSQTSSTVTSAKRTLNVPREASKSSQQKIQSYVPSFLQESSAQSYLEQKSDNLEGSSAEKANTETEDPVDVDEKPPPLAGTNVMNIILVAAECAPWSKTGGLGDVAGALPKALARRGHRVMVVAPRYGNYAEPQDSGVRKTYNVDGQDVEVTFFQAFIDGVDFVFIESHMFRHMENNIYGGNRVDILKRMVLFCKAAVEVPWHVPCGGVCYGDGNLVFIANDWHTALLPVYLKAYYRDNGMMKYTRSVLVIHNIAHQGRGPLEDFSYVGLPPHYMDTFRLYDPVGGEHFNIFAAGLKTADRVVTVSHGYSWELKTSEGGWGLHDIINKNDWKFRGIVNGIDTKEWNPELDVHVQSDGYVNYSLDTLQTGKPQCKAALQKELGLPIRDDVPLIGFIGRLDPQKGVDLIAEAVPWMMGQDVQLVMLGTGRRDLEQMLRQFECQHNDKIRGWVGFSVKTAHRITAGADILLMPSRFEPCGLNQLYAMKYGTIPVVHAVGGLRDTVQPFDPFNESGLGWTFSRAEAGQLIHALGNCLLTYREYKKSWEGIQTRGMTQDLSWDKAAQNYEEVLVAAKYQW is encoded by the exons ATGGAAAATTCAATTCTTCTTCATAGTGGAAATCAGTTCCAACCCAAGTTACCCTTTTTTGCAATTAGGCCCAAAAAGCTATCACTAGTTAAGCGTGTTAAAGCGACAGGCAAAAGTCCTGGGGAAGGTGCAAGTGGTGATGAATCAGATGAAACTTTACAGGCTACAATTGAAAAGAGTAAAAAAATGTTAGCCATGCAACAGGACCTACTTCAACAG ATTGCAGAAAGAAGAAAAGTAGTCTCTTCAATAAAAAGCAGCCTCGCAGATGCCAAAGGTACTTATGATGACGGGAATGGTAGCTTATCAAATATTGACGTGGGTAAAGAATATAATGGTACTTTATCTACTCCAATTACTGATGTCCAAAAAACTACACCGCCAGCTATAACCCAAGATtttgttgaaaataaaaaagaagttaaaaggGACCTGTCTCAGGAAGAGCAGTTGAAAACCGGTACTCGGAAGGCAGCTCAATCCGATGAAAGGGCCCCACTGTCAAGATCATCCATCACGGGCAGTAGCCAGACTTCCTCTACTGTAACTTCTGCCAAAAGAACATTAAATGTCCCTCGAGAAGCTTCAAAGTCCAGTCAACAGAAGATCCAGTCTTATGTGccttcattccttcaagaatcTTCAGCACAATCCTATTTGGAACAGAAGAGTGACAATCTTGAAGGATCAAGTGCTGAGAAGGCAAACACAGAGACTGAAGATCCTGTGGATGTAGATGAGAAACCGCCTCCATTGGCAGGAACAAATGTGATGAACATTATTTTGGTTGCTGCGGAATGCGCTCCATGGTCTAAAACAG GTGGGCTGGGAGATGTTGCTGGAGCATTACCCAAGGCTTTGGCTCGACGTGGCCACAGAGTTATG GTTGTGGCACCTCGTTATGGCAACTATGCTGAACCTCAAGATTCTGGTGTAAGAAAAACTTATAATGTTGATGGTCAG GATGTGGAAGTGACTTTCTTCCAAGCCTTTATTGATGGTGTGGACTTTGTTTTCATTGAAAGCCACATGTTTCGGCACATGGAGAACAATATTTATGGAGGGAATCGTGTG GATATATTAAAACGCATGGTTTTATTTTGCAAAGCAGCAGTTGAG GTTCCTTGGCATGTCCCATGTGGTGGTGTCTGTTATGGAGATGGAAATTTGGTGTTTATTGCTAATGATTGGCATACTGCTTTATTGCCAGTGTACCTGAAAGCTTATTATCGCGACAATGGAATGATGAAATATACAAGATCTGTCCTTGTGATTCATAACATCGCTCATCAG GGTCGTGGTCCTTTGGAGGATTTTTCATATGTAGGTCTTCCACCACACTACATGGACACTTTCAGGTTGTATGACCCAGTAGGAGGTGAGCATTTCAACATTTTCGCAGCTGGTCTAAAGACAGCAGATCGTGTAGTTACAGTTAGTCATGGATATTCATGGGAACTAAAAACTTCCGAAGGTGGCTGGGGATTGCATGATATAATTAATAAGAACGATTGGAAATTTCGGGGTATTGTAAATGGGATCGATACAAAAGAGTGGAACCCTGAGTTGGATGTTCACGTACAGTCAGATGGTTACGTGAACTACTCCCTGGACACACTGCAGACCGGCAAGCCTCAATGTAAAGCTGCATTGCAGAAGGAACTTGGTTTACCAATTCGCGATGATGTCCCACTGATCGGTTTCATTGGGAGGCTAGACCCACAAAAGGGTGTTGATCTGATAGCTGAGGCAGTGCCTTGGATGATGGGTCAGGATGTGCAACTGGTCATGTTGGGGACGGGCAGGCGTGACCTTGAACAGATGCTAAGGCAATTTGAGTGCCAACACAACGATAAAATTAGAGGATGGGTTGGTTTCTCTGTGAAGACTGCTCATCGTATAACTGCTGGTGCAGACATTCTTCTCATGCCTTCTAGATTTGAGCCTTGCGGATTGAACCAGCTTTATGCTATGAAATATGGGACTATTCCTGTTGTTCACGCAGTAGGAGGACTCAGAGATACTGTGCAGCCTTTTGATCCTTTTAATGAGTCAGGACTAGGTTGGACCTTCAGTAGGGCTGAAGCTGGTCAGCTGATCCACGCATTAGGAAATTGCTTACTGACTTATCGCGAGTACAAAAAGAGTTGGGAGGGAATTCAGACACGCGGTATGACACAAGACTTAAGTTGGGATAAGGCTGCTCAGAACTATGAAGAAGTTCTTGTCGCTGCCAAATATCAGTGGTGA
- the LOC132048368 gene encoding uncharacterized protein LOC132048368, with amino-acid sequence MTPLSTCWLLIELYVIPHGFLKWFFLSFNVHPFFLVICQLYLWIKVLLGFLLTFFLFVYRFSCFLISYVLRLHKLCVLFSKKYSIDPNKNPVIIEEVEEYFDIPNTESQNEIVLYTSLNMRSTSNSCGTVNLNMKNKSYDDMIYVYDFQTRVSQMFAKNHKISSLVEPNQGESMKLEEHEENLSHEVVDGCSVNSSVDENKNSIFDNYNVAPLSPGPILSYKELEQEFSVSDSVSSFSPGINHPGLDEYFPSPISSNLSSPLDYGTLNQNFPSLSSHTNDMVMDQQLVYTSYAEEEVDFLYEKYAESMSWFDVLNHDRLCALSAVLRKHLSSPNAFDCEMKANDIQYISLSKVAKKRLVRSLESDLELVYVAQSCLSWEALHHQYKKVEALSCSTSKNGVFYGKVAARFQKFQVLLERFVEDDSCGGKRHLNYVHRRISQKNLLQVPEVSGYVESNERLNGETSKAIEVLKAIEKCISAFWFYVRTDSKKRLWSQSRVEDPRDILLRHDLIKKLQMKELWVKDVKGKRKCWLRRATKPQLQGEYTKIDFVLTLIDMKLVSKVLHMSIISKSHLKWCQQKLNNIEFKDGQILRTPTSLLFPS; translated from the exons ATGACCCCTCTATCGACCTGTTGGCTTTTGATTGAACTATACGTGATCCCACATGGATTTCTAAAGTGGTTTTTCTTGAGCTTCAATGTCCACCCTTTTTTTCTAGTTATCTGTCAACTTTATCTTTGGATAAAGGTGTTACTAGGATTTCTATTGACCTTCTTCCTATTTGTTTATAGGTTCTCATGTTTCTTAATTTCATACGTGTTAAGATTGCACAAATTATGCGTACTCTTCTCCAAGAAATACTCCATCGATCCAAATAAAAATCCAGTCATCATAGAAGAGGTTGAGGAGTACTTTGATATACCAAATACCGAAAGCCAAAATGAAATCGTCCTTTATACGAGCTTGAACATGAGAAGTACTAGTAATTCGTGTGGTACGGTCAATttgaacatgaaaaataaatcgTACGACGACATGATCTATGTATATGATTTTCAAACTAGAGTTTCTCAAATGTTTGCTAAAAATCACAAGATTAGTTCACTTGTTGAACCGAATCAAGGTGAGTCTatgaaacttgaagaacatgAAGAGAATCTTAGTCATGAAGTAGTTGACGGTTGTTCAGTCAATTCTTCTGTTGATGAAAATAAGAATAGTATATTTGATAATTATAATGTCGCCCCTTTATCTCCCGGTCCAATTTTATCATATAAAGAGCTAGAACAAGAGTTTTCTGTATCGGATTCTGTTTCCAGTTTTTCACCAGGTATTAATCATCCGGGGCTGGACGAATATTTTCCATCTCCTATTAGCTCTAATTTGTCGTCCCCGTTGGATTATGGCACGTTGAACCAAAATTTTCCGTCACTTAGTAGCCATACAAATGATATGGTAATGGATCAACAGCTGGTATATACAAGTTATGCTGAGGAAGAAGTGGACTTTTTGTACGAGAAATATGCTGAAAGCATGAGCTGGTTTGATGTTCTCAATCATGACAGGCTATGTGCCTTAA GTGCAGTACTGAGGAAGCACTTGTCAAGTCCTAATGCATTTGATTGCGAAATGAAGGCTAATGATATCCAATATATTTCTTTAAGCAAAGTGGCAAAAAAAAGACTTGTGAGGAGCTTAGAGAGTGATTTAGAGTTGGTTTATGTGGCACAATCATGTTTGTCATGGGAAGCACTTCATCATCAGTACAAAAAAGTAGAGGCTCTTTCTTGTTCAACTTCGAAAAATGGTGTCTTTTATGGTAAAGTAGCAGCCAGATTTCAGAAATTCCAAGTACTCTTAGAAAGATTTGTGGAAGATGATAGCTGTGGAGGCAAAAGACATTTGAATTATGTTCATCGAAGGATTTCCCAAAAGAATCTCCTCCAAGTTCCAGAGGTTTCTG GATATGTTGAATCGAATGAAAGACTGAATGGAGAGACAAGCAAGGCAATAGAAGTGCTAAAGGCTATAGAGAAATGCATAAGTGCTTTCTGGTTTTATGTAAGAACAGATAGCAAGAAAAGGTTGTGGAGTCAATCGCGTGTAGAAGACCCCAGAGACATCCTACTCCGGCATGACTTAAttaagaaacttcaaatg AAAGAGTTATGGGTGAAGGACGTCAAAGGTAAGAGAAAATGCTGGCTGAGAAGAGCAACAAAGCCTCAATTACAAggagaatataccaagatagaCTTTGTGTTGACATTGATAGACATGAAGCTGGTGTCAAAGGTTCTTCATATGTCCATCATTTCTAAATCTCATCTGAAATGGTGCCAACAGAAGCTTAATAATATAGAGTTCAAAGATGGTCAAATTTTAAGGACCCCCACTAGCCTGCTGTTTCCATCTTGA